In Brevibacillus brevis NBRC 100599, a single genomic region encodes these proteins:
- a CDS encoding ribonuclease J, giving the protein MAKSNHSVLVFALGGVGEIGKNMYVVQSGDDIVVIDAGLKFPEEEMLGIDMVIPDITYLEEHRDKVRGIIITHGHEDHIGGLSYVLKHLKVPVYATKLTLGLIDAKLKEAGILNETKRVLINSDSEVILGKMKATFFRVNHSIPDCVGVCLDTPEGYIVHTGDFKFDQTPVNNQVADLAKMAMIGDRGVLCLLSDSTNAERPGFTGSERSVGKALMDVFSKASGRIVVSTFASNVHRIQQVVDAAAQFNRKLTVVGRSMQNVINISRDLGYLLVPEGLIVEIDEINKLPAEQVVILSTGSQGEPMSALTRMARSAHRKIDILPGDTVIIAATPIPGNEKYVARTIDQLSRIGADVIYGGHGPNGTVHVSGHGSQEELRLMLNLMKPKYFIPVHGEYRMLKTHALLADQVGIPEENTFLLDNGDTVEFSGGKARYGGKVHAGNVLIDGLGVGDVGNIVLRDRKLLSQDGILVVVVTLSKQNGTILSGPDIISRGFVYVRESEELLDEANRIVTQTLVKCMEENVNEWSSLKNNVKESLGRYLYEQTRRRPMILPIIMEV; this is encoded by the coding sequence TTGGCAAAGTCGAATCACTCTGTTCTCGTTTTCGCCCTGGGCGGAGTCGGCGAAATTGGGAAGAATATGTACGTGGTACAAAGCGGTGACGACATCGTGGTGATTGATGCCGGATTGAAGTTCCCAGAAGAAGAAATGCTGGGGATTGATATGGTTATTCCGGATATCACCTACTTGGAGGAACATCGCGACAAGGTTCGGGGTATTATTATTACGCATGGACATGAAGACCACATCGGCGGCCTCAGCTATGTGCTGAAGCATTTGAAAGTCCCGGTTTATGCGACAAAACTTACCCTTGGTTTAATTGATGCAAAGTTAAAAGAAGCGGGCATCCTAAACGAAACAAAACGCGTATTGATCAACAGCGACTCGGAAGTCATTCTCGGAAAGATGAAGGCGACCTTTTTCCGTGTAAACCACAGCATCCCGGATTGTGTAGGGGTATGCTTGGATACGCCGGAAGGTTACATCGTTCATACAGGAGACTTCAAGTTCGATCAAACACCTGTTAACAATCAGGTAGCTGATCTGGCAAAAATGGCGATGATCGGTGACAGAGGCGTTTTGTGCTTGCTCTCTGACAGTACGAATGCAGAACGGCCTGGATTTACCGGATCGGAACGCTCAGTGGGAAAAGCACTCATGGATGTGTTCAGCAAAGCATCTGGACGTATTGTTGTTTCTACGTTTGCATCAAATGTTCACCGCATTCAACAAGTGGTGGACGCTGCAGCACAGTTCAACCGTAAATTGACGGTTGTCGGCCGGAGCATGCAAAATGTTATTAATATCAGCAGAGACTTAGGGTACTTATTGGTCCCAGAGGGTTTGATTGTTGAGATCGATGAAATCAACAAATTGCCTGCTGAACAAGTCGTTATTTTATCAACTGGAAGCCAAGGAGAGCCTATGTCCGCGCTCACTCGGATGGCCCGATCCGCCCATCGGAAAATTGACATCCTTCCAGGGGATACCGTTATCATTGCAGCCACTCCCATTCCAGGGAATGAAAAATATGTGGCTCGTACGATCGATCAATTATCGCGGATTGGTGCAGATGTCATCTATGGCGGCCATGGACCTAACGGAACCGTCCACGTCTCCGGTCATGGTAGCCAAGAGGAATTGCGCCTGATGCTTAACCTAATGAAGCCGAAGTACTTTATTCCCGTTCACGGTGAATATCGCATGCTGAAAACACATGCCTTACTTGCTGACCAGGTTGGCATTCCTGAAGAAAACACGTTCTTGCTGGATAACGGCGATACAGTTGAATTCTCAGGGGGCAAGGCCCGTTACGGTGGAAAAGTCCATGCTGGCAACGTTTTGATTGACGGCTTGGGTGTTGGTGATGTAGGAAATATCGTCCTTAGAGATCGCAAATTACTGTCACAAGATGGCATACTGGTAGTTGTCGTTACACTCAGCAAACAAAATGGCACGATTTTGTCAGGTCCAGACATCATTTCTCGCGGTTTCGTCTACGTGCGTGAATCCGAAGAGCTGCTGGATGAGGCAAATCGCATAGTGACCCAAACACTTGTCAAATGCATGGAAGAAAATGTGAATGAATGGTCTTCACTGAAAAATAACGTAAAAGAGTCATTAGGCCGTTATCTGTACGAGCAAACGCGCAGACGTCCGATGATCTTGCCGATTATCATGGAAGTGTAG
- the dapA gene encoding 4-hydroxy-tetrahydrodipicolinate synthase, translating into MARFGRLVTAMVTPFNEQLQVDYDKTERLIDHLIANGTTGIVLSGTTGESPTLSRTEKLDLFRHVVSYAKGRCHIIAGTGSNDTASSIEFTQAVQSIGVDAVMVVAPYYSKPSQEGLYAHFKALSEATELPVMLYNVPGRSVVNMTAETTLRLAELPNVVCIKEASGNLSQMAQIIEHAPEGFELYSGDDGLTLPILSIGGVGIVSVASHVVGRPMTDMMDAYFAGNYTEAGRLHRKLLPIFEGLFAYPSPGPTKVALEKLGVQVGGVRLPLVELNEQEKDFVHSLLV; encoded by the coding sequence GTGGCACGTTTTGGTCGACTGGTTACCGCAATGGTAACGCCTTTTAATGAGCAGCTACAGGTCGATTACGATAAAACAGAGCGACTGATTGACCATTTGATTGCAAATGGAACAACTGGAATCGTATTGAGTGGTACCACGGGTGAATCACCGACTTTATCCCGTACGGAGAAACTCGATCTTTTCCGCCATGTTGTTTCCTACGCAAAAGGAAGATGCCACATCATTGCAGGAACAGGCAGCAATGATACAGCCTCAAGTATTGAGTTCACCCAAGCTGTACAATCGATTGGCGTAGACGCTGTCATGGTCGTTGCTCCTTATTACAGCAAGCCATCGCAGGAGGGGCTTTACGCACATTTCAAGGCATTATCGGAAGCGACGGAGTTGCCCGTGATGCTATATAATGTGCCAGGAAGATCCGTGGTCAATATGACTGCCGAAACGACACTTCGTTTGGCAGAGCTGCCTAATGTGGTATGCATCAAGGAAGCCTCCGGGAATTTGTCACAAATGGCGCAAATTATTGAGCATGCCCCGGAAGGCTTTGAGCTGTACAGTGGCGATGATGGCTTAACTTTGCCGATCTTGTCAATCGGAGGAGTGGGCATTGTCAGTGTGGCGAGTCACGTAGTCGGCCGCCCAATGACAGATATGATGGACGCTTATTTTGCCGGTAACTATACAGAGGCAGGAAGACTCCATCGCAAGCTGTTGCCGATTTTTGAAGGCCTCTTTGCGTACCCGAGCCCTGGACCGACCAAGGTCGCTTTAGAAAAGCTCGGCGTTCAAGTTGGAGGTGTTCGGCTGCCTTTAGTCGAGCTGAACGAACAGGAAAAAGATTTTGTGCATTCTCTGCTTGTTTAA
- the dapG gene encoding aspartate kinase: protein MKILVQKFGGSSLTTEDCRMRAIYHMEKAIDEGYALVVVVSAMGRKGDPYATDTLLQLVRANGNQLPSREMDMLMHTGEIISATVMCSMLNARGIKATILTGGQANIVTSDDFTNAQIMSIDPARILQDLQESQVVIVPGFQGRTAEWEITTLGRGGSDTTATALGVALKAETVDIFTDVEGIMTADPRIVEEAQRLGMVTYTEICNMAHLGAKVIHPRAVEIAMHANVPIRVRSTFSDDPGTLVTTMLEIGKMGYTVNDRVVMGIAHVPNITQIKVANKEGSYDTQLQVFKTMATNNISVDFINVNPMGVAYTVHDEMGEKAARLLTEMGYEPQLLPHCAKVSVIGAGMTGVPGVMARIVEALTQEDIQILQSADSHTTIWVLVHEMDMVKAVRALHQQFNLHVQHK, encoded by the coding sequence GTGAAGATTCTCGTCCAGAAGTTCGGTGGTTCTTCCTTGACGACGGAGGATTGCCGGATGCGGGCAATCTACCATATGGAAAAAGCAATTGATGAGGGTTATGCCCTCGTCGTTGTCGTATCGGCGATGGGGCGCAAGGGCGATCCATATGCGACCGATACACTTTTGCAGTTGGTTCGTGCGAATGGGAACCAACTGCCGAGTAGAGAAATGGATATGCTGATGCATACCGGAGAAATCATCTCTGCTACAGTCATGTGCAGCATGCTAAATGCACGGGGAATAAAAGCAACAATTTTGACAGGCGGTCAGGCAAATATAGTGACGAGCGACGACTTTACGAATGCACAAATTATGTCGATCGATCCAGCTCGCATTTTGCAGGACTTGCAGGAAAGTCAAGTTGTGATCGTCCCAGGATTTCAGGGACGTACAGCCGAGTGGGAAATTACGACACTGGGACGGGGCGGAAGCGATACGACTGCAACCGCTCTCGGTGTCGCCTTGAAGGCTGAAACGGTGGATATTTTCACCGACGTGGAAGGCATCATGACCGCAGACCCGCGGATCGTTGAGGAAGCGCAGCGGCTCGGTATGGTGACCTACACGGAAATTTGCAACATGGCTCACCTGGGTGCAAAAGTTATTCATCCTAGAGCGGTGGAGATCGCGATGCACGCAAACGTGCCGATTCGTGTTCGCTCTACGTTTTCGGACGACCCCGGTACACTTGTTACGACTATGCTGGAGATTGGGAAAATGGGCTACACAGTAAACGACAGAGTCGTTATGGGAATTGCTCATGTACCGAACATTACTCAAATTAAGGTCGCGAACAAAGAAGGGTCTTACGATACACAGCTGCAAGTCTTCAAAACGATGGCAACCAATAACATCAGTGTAGATTTCATCAATGTGAACCCAATGGGTGTCGCTTACACGGTCCATGATGAAATGGGAGAAAAAGCTGCTCGTTTGTTAACAGAAATGGGATACGAGCCGCAGCTTTTGCCGCATTGCGCGAAAGTGTCCGTGATTGGTGCAGGGATGACGGGAGTGCCCGGCGTGATGGCAAGAATCGTGGAGGCACTTACACAAGAAGATATTCAAATTCTTCAATCGGCAGACTCTCATACAACCATCTGGGTACTCGTGCATGAAATGGATATGGTGAAGGCGGTTCGCGCACTTCATCAGCAGTTCAACCTGCATGTTCAACATAAGTAA
- a CDS encoding aspartate-semialdehyde dehydrogenase has protein sequence MANQLTFNVAVVGATGAVGQQMIQLLEKRNFPIKQLKLLASGRSAGKTVTFKGQEIVLEEATPDSFAGVDFALFSAGGSVSKELAHHAVRHGAVVIDNTSAFRMDPDVPLVVPEVNMDAALAHNGIIANPNCSTIQMVAALKPLYDRFGIDRIIVSTYQAVSGAGQSAINELLDQSRDILDGKEPQCNVLPVGKLPVHHQIAYNAIPQIDVFTDNGFTYEEMKMVNETKKIFGDDTVLVSATCVRIPVVYGHSESVYVELKQDYDLAEVKALLKDAPGIALVDAPEEQQYPLATDATGKLEVFVGRVRRDLHHPRGLHMWIVSDNLLKGAAWNTVQIAEELIKARV, from the coding sequence ATGGCAAACCAACTGACTTTCAATGTTGCTGTAGTCGGTGCGACTGGTGCAGTCGGACAGCAGATGATTCAACTATTAGAAAAGCGCAACTTCCCAATCAAACAGCTTAAGCTGCTTGCTTCTGGACGTTCTGCAGGAAAAACAGTCACCTTCAAGGGGCAAGAAATTGTACTGGAAGAGGCGACTCCAGACAGTTTTGCAGGGGTTGATTTTGCCCTGTTTAGTGCTGGTGGATCGGTCAGCAAGGAACTGGCTCATCACGCAGTGCGTCATGGTGCAGTTGTCATTGACAATACCAGCGCATTCCGGATGGACCCAGATGTTCCTCTCGTTGTGCCAGAAGTAAACATGGATGCTGCGCTCGCTCATAATGGAATCATTGCGAATCCGAATTGCTCTACGATTCAGATGGTTGCCGCTCTAAAACCCCTGTATGATCGTTTTGGTATAGACAGAATTATCGTTTCTACTTACCAGGCAGTATCTGGTGCAGGTCAATCTGCGATCAATGAATTGCTCGACCAGAGTCGAGACATTTTGGATGGTAAAGAACCGCAGTGTAACGTACTTCCCGTAGGCAAATTGCCTGTACATCATCAGATTGCGTACAACGCGATTCCGCAGATTGATGTGTTCACCGACAATGGTTTTACTTATGAAGAAATGAAAATGGTTAATGAAACCAAAAAAATCTTCGGTGATGACACTGTACTTGTTTCAGCTACTTGCGTACGTATTCCAGTGGTCTACGGCCACAGCGAGTCGGTATATGTAGAGCTGAAACAGGATTACGATCTGGCAGAAGTAAAGGCCCTGCTGAAAGACGCTCCGGGTATCGCGTTAGTAGATGCGCCGGAGGAACAGCAGTATCCACTCGCTACTGATGCAACAGGCAAACTGGAAGTATTCGTGGGCCGGGTGCGTCGTGATCTCCATCATCCTCGTGGACTGCATATGTGGATCGTTTCTGACAATCTTCTCAAGGGTGCAGCATGGAATACAGTACAAATCGCTGAAGAACTCATAAAAGCAAGAGTATAG
- a CDS encoding dipicolinate synthase subunit B, with protein sequence MSKLQGKTIGFGLSGSHCTFEETMPQIKRFVDAGARVVPIVSNTIMTTDTRFGTSQSWQQQIKELTGEELISTIPQAEPLGPSKLLDVMLIAPCTGSTTSRLANAITDSAVLMAAKATMRNLRPIVIAISTNDGLGLNAANIAKLLAAKNMYFVPFGQDAPDKKPNSLVARMDLLLETCEAALEGRQLQPLLIERFNY encoded by the coding sequence ATGAGTAAGCTTCAGGGAAAGACCATTGGATTTGGTTTGTCTGGATCGCATTGTACCTTTGAGGAAACGATGCCGCAAATTAAGCGATTTGTGGATGCTGGAGCAAGGGTGGTTCCGATTGTATCGAATACGATTATGACCACGGATACACGCTTCGGTACTTCGCAAAGCTGGCAGCAACAAATCAAGGAACTGACAGGGGAGGAACTTATTTCGACGATTCCTCAGGCTGAGCCGTTGGGACCTTCCAAGTTGTTGGATGTCATGCTGATTGCGCCTTGCACAGGCAGTACGACGAGTCGACTGGCGAATGCCATTACAGATAGTGCCGTACTGATGGCAGCTAAAGCGACCATGCGTAATTTGCGACCCATTGTGATTGCCATATCCACCAATGATGGTCTGGGATTAAATGCAGCCAATATTGCCAAGCTGTTGGCTGCGAAGAATATGTATTTCGTGCCATTCGGGCAGGATGCCCCGGATAAAAAACCGAATTCGCTTGTAGCTCGTATGGATCTCCTATTGGAAACATGCGAAGCAGCTTTGGAAGGTCGACAATTGCAACCCTTGCTCATCGAGAGATTTAACTACTAA
- the dpsA gene encoding dipicolinate synthase subunit DpsA — MLTGIHVAFIGGDARQLEVIKRCIQLDASVTLVGFDNLESNFTGATKKPLTCDVLKDVDALILPIVGTDDQGYVESIFCSKQLQLLDEHVASLPSHCVVYTGMAKPYLKKLLASTRLPLVELLDRDDVAIYNSIPTVEGALMMAIQHTDITIHGSQSIVLGLGRTGLSMARALHALGARVRVGARRQEHLARIYEMGLTPFHISEVRQQVTNADFIFNTIPQLLLTAEVIAQMPQSAFILDLASKPGGTDFRYAERRGIKALLAPGLPGIVAPKTAGQILAQTLSRLIADQRKAPGGDAT, encoded by the coding sequence ATGCTAACGGGCATACATGTTGCCTTCATCGGCGGAGACGCTCGCCAGTTGGAAGTCATTAAGCGATGCATACAACTGGATGCTAGCGTCACGTTAGTTGGCTTCGACAACCTGGAAAGTAATTTTACAGGGGCAACGAAGAAACCATTAACATGCGATGTGTTGAAAGACGTGGACGCCCTCATCCTACCCATCGTAGGGACCGATGATCAAGGATACGTGGAAAGTATTTTCTGCTCCAAACAACTGCAGTTGCTAGATGAACATGTGGCAAGTCTGCCGAGTCATTGCGTGGTTTACACGGGAATGGCAAAGCCTTATTTGAAAAAACTATTGGCTTCCACACGGCTTCCTCTCGTGGAGCTCTTGGATCGTGATGACGTAGCTATCTATAACTCTATCCCTACTGTAGAGGGAGCGTTAATGATGGCGATTCAGCATACGGATATTACGATTCATGGATCACAGTCAATTGTTTTGGGATTGGGCCGAACAGGTTTGTCCATGGCTCGAGCATTGCATGCGTTAGGGGCCCGCGTAAGAGTTGGGGCCAGACGTCAAGAACACTTGGCACGCATTTATGAGATGGGATTGACTCCCTTCCATATAAGCGAAGTAAGGCAACAGGTTACGAATGCTGATTTCATTTTTAATACCATCCCGCAATTATTACTCACGGCAGAAGTGATTGCTCAAATGCCTCAATCGGCGTTTATTCTTGATCTTGCCTCCAAACCAGGAGGAACAGATTTTCGTTACGCTGAAAGACGAGGGATCAAAGCTCTTCTTGCTCCCGGCTTACCTGGAATCGTTGCACCTAAAACCGCTGGACAAATTTTGGCCCAAACATTGTCTCGTCTGATTGCGGATCAAAGGAAAGCGCCAGGAGGGGATGCAACATGA
- a CDS encoding YlmC/YmxH family sporulation protein, with product MRLSELGGKEIIGLDNGEKMGVISDSDLVIHPENGTIQSIILPGGSFFGFGKKREDLVIPWSSIVKIGPDMVIIQLKAPEAQASQK from the coding sequence ATGCGCTTGAGCGAGTTGGGTGGGAAGGAGATTATCGGACTGGACAACGGAGAGAAAATGGGGGTTATCAGTGATTCCGATTTAGTCATCCATCCCGAAAACGGTACGATTCAATCCATCATCTTGCCAGGAGGTAGTTTCTTTGGGTTCGGAAAGAAACGAGAGGACCTCGTGATCCCGTGGAGCTCCATCGTAAAAATTGGGCCAGATATGGTCATCATCCAGCTTAAAGCGCCTGAGGCACAAGCCTCTCAAAAGTAG
- a CDS encoding M16 family metallopeptidase — protein sequence MIQRHTCDNGLRIVTERIPSVRSVALGIWVGTGSKYENEKNNGISHFLEHMFFKGTKTRSAKEIAETFDEIGGNVNAFTSKEYTCYYARVLDQHAPIALDVLSDMYFNSVFDADELEKEKNVVIEEISMYEDTPDDLVHDLIARASYSTHPLGYSILGTEDVLRSLKRDDLLAYIDQHYLPTNTVITVAGNFEDSLIEDIQKRFQAFSRSGIMPTLSTPDFAGNVIAHHKATEQAHLCLSLPGFKVGHPEVYSLILLNNVLGGSMSSRLFQEIREERGLAYSVYSYHSSYKEAGTFHVYTGTAPEQVGQVFDIVSRVLRDVADHGITDKELNKGKEQLKGSLMLSLESTNSRMSRLGKNELLLGRHLSLDEIIAKIDRVSHESVLAVAQQLFRSKMSMAMVSPLDGFPENVKNDILL from the coding sequence GTGATACAACGTCATACGTGTGATAACGGTCTTCGAATCGTGACGGAACGGATTCCGTCCGTTCGCTCCGTTGCCTTAGGCATCTGGGTAGGGACTGGTTCGAAATATGAAAATGAGAAAAACAACGGGATCTCCCATTTTCTCGAGCATATGTTTTTTAAAGGTACAAAAACTCGTTCTGCAAAGGAAATTGCGGAAACCTTTGATGAGATTGGCGGGAACGTGAACGCCTTTACTTCGAAGGAGTATACCTGCTATTACGCAAGGGTGCTCGACCAACATGCTCCTATTGCTCTCGATGTTCTTTCCGATATGTATTTCAACTCGGTATTTGATGCAGATGAGTTGGAAAAGGAAAAGAACGTCGTCATTGAAGAGATTAGCATGTATGAAGACACGCCAGATGATTTGGTGCATGATTTGATTGCACGCGCTTCATACAGCACACACCCGCTAGGCTATTCGATTTTAGGTACGGAAGATGTCCTGCGCAGCTTGAAGCGTGACGATTTGCTCGCTTATATTGATCAGCACTATCTGCCGACGAATACGGTGATTACGGTAGCGGGTAATTTTGAAGACAGTTTGATTGAAGATATCCAAAAGCGTTTTCAAGCTTTCTCGCGTTCAGGCATTATGCCGACCTTGTCTACCCCAGATTTTGCTGGAAATGTGATCGCGCATCATAAGGCAACAGAGCAAGCGCATTTGTGCCTGTCTTTACCTGGGTTTAAGGTAGGACATCCTGAAGTATACTCCTTGATTTTGCTGAACAACGTGCTGGGTGGTAGCATGAGCTCGCGTCTATTCCAAGAAATTCGAGAAGAACGCGGCTTGGCATACTCTGTTTATTCTTATCACTCTTCCTATAAAGAAGCGGGTACGTTCCACGTGTATACAGGAACGGCACCAGAGCAAGTAGGACAGGTATTTGACATTGTCTCGCGCGTCCTGCGCGATGTCGCTGATCATGGAATTACGGACAAAGAGCTGAACAAAGGAAAAGAGCAGCTGAAAGGCAGCCTGATGCTCAGCTTGGAAAGCACGAATAGCCGTATGAGTCGCCTTGGCAAAAATGAACTCTTACTGGGCCGTCACCTTAGTCTAGATGAGATCATCGCCAAAATTGACCGCGTTTCCCATGAATCTGTTCTGGCTGTGGCGCAGCAGCTGTTTCGTTCCAAGATGTCTATGGCGATGGTGAGTCCACTCGATGGCTTCCCTGAAAATGTGAAGAACGATATTCTGTTGTAG
- a CDS encoding polysaccharide deacetylase family protein, producing the protein MTNRTRRLLFIFIYGAALIVLLNYQPIHHYISTIKNVHVVTGDRNENEKARLRAQIEKWREGREEEPIDAVVDQTWKAIPGYNGRVVDVEESLNKMLAAGVSSPDLLVYKEVPPAISLEQLGAQPIYRGNPNKPAISFMINVAWGNEYLDSMLNTLDKHKVKTTFFLDGSWVKRYPEEAKKIMARGHEIGNHAYSHPDMNTLGTQRIHQEISRTQDVIFKTLEVKPTLFAPPSGAFNQRVVQIADSSFQMKTILWTADTIDWQKPSPAYVINKISRKMENGVLVLMHPTSTSEASLDQLLTIAKKKGLQPTTVSEVISSRRLPSP; encoded by the coding sequence ATGACGAATAGGACCAGGAGACTTTTGTTCATATTTATATATGGAGCAGCGCTGATTGTTCTCTTGAATTATCAGCCTATTCATCATTACATTAGCACGATCAAAAATGTCCACGTAGTGACTGGGGATCGAAACGAAAATGAAAAAGCGCGTTTACGGGCGCAGATTGAAAAGTGGCGAGAGGGCCGAGAGGAAGAGCCGATCGATGCCGTCGTTGATCAGACGTGGAAGGCGATTCCCGGTTATAATGGACGTGTAGTCGATGTAGAAGAATCGCTCAATAAAATGCTGGCTGCGGGTGTATCCAGCCCGGATTTGCTCGTATACAAGGAAGTACCCCCAGCGATTTCGCTTGAGCAATTGGGAGCACAACCCATCTATCGAGGAAATCCAAATAAACCAGCGATTTCTTTCATGATCAACGTGGCTTGGGGAAATGAGTATCTCGACTCGATGCTCAATACACTCGATAAACATAAGGTAAAGACGACGTTCTTTCTGGATGGCTCTTGGGTAAAACGTTACCCCGAAGAAGCAAAAAAGATCATGGCACGTGGCCATGAGATTGGTAATCATGCGTATTCCCATCCCGATATGAACACACTGGGAACACAGAGGATTCATCAAGAGATAAGTCGTACGCAAGATGTTATTTTTAAAACGCTGGAAGTGAAGCCTACCCTTTTTGCTCCGCCATCTGGTGCTTTTAACCAACGCGTTGTACAAATCGCGGACTCGTCTTTTCAAATGAAGACGATTCTATGGACGGCAGATACAATTGACTGGCAGAAACCATCACCTGCTTATGTGATCAATAAAATAAGCCGGAAAATGGAGAACGGTGTCCTCGTGCTCATGCACCCTACGTCTACCTCCGAGGCGAGTTTAGATCAACTTCTGACGATCGCCAAAAAGAAGGGGCTACAGCCGACGACTGTTTCGGAGGTTATATCGAGTCGTAGACTCCCGTCACCGTAA